The region GAGCCCGCCTGGGAGAGCGACGGGCCCTGGGAGAGGGCGGCGGTCGCCATGGCGAGGACCTGCATCCGCGCCCGGTCGTCCGCGCTGGTCGTGGCGGGCAGCTTGTAGGTGAGGGCGTCGTACAGGGACTCGTTGTCGTGCGCGTCGGCGTACGCGAGGGCGTCACCCGGTGCCGCCGCGTATCCGGCCGGCTGGCCGTTGTAGTCGACCTCGGAGCCCTTGACCTCCTTGCCGTCGGTGTCGGTGAAGCGGTAGGTGGCGAGGTTGCCGCTGAGCCCGATCTTGATGAGGTCCTGGTAGTGCAGCAGCCGGGCCTTCCGCTCGGCCGAAGTACCGTTGGCGGTCGAGGAGTTGGGGTCGGTGTACAGCCCCGAGGCGAAGCCCTGGACGCCGGGGTCGGAGTCGAAGGGGCTCCCGCCGCGCACGGCGTCGCGCGCCCGGTCGGAGAAGGTCGCGATGCCGGTCCCCGCCATGTTCTTCTGGGTGGCCTGTTCGAAACGGGCGTCGTCGGCGACCTCCCCGAAGTTCCAGCCCTCCCCGTACAGGATGATCTTCTTTCCGTCGACCCCGTCCTTCGCCGGGGTCAGCGCGTCGAGGGCCTTGCGGACCGCCAGGATGTTGGCCTTGGGGTGGTGCCCCATGAGGTCGAAGCGGAAGCCGTCGACCTTGTACTCCTTGGCCCAGGTGACGATCGAGTCCACCACCAGCTTGCCCATCATGTCGTTCTCGGTGGCCGTGCCCGCGCAGCAGGTGGAGGTGGCGACGGACCCGTCGGCGAGGAGCCGCTGGTAGTAGCCGGGCACGATCCTGTCGAGCACGGAGGTGTCCGCCTGACCACTGGCGGCCGTGTGGTTGTAGACCACGTCCATGACGACCCGCAGGCCGTCCTCGTTCAGCGACTTGACCATCCGGCGGAACTCGACCGTCCGGCCGGTGCCGTCCGGGTCGCTCGCGTACGAGCCCTCCGGGACCGTGTAGTGGTACGGGTCGTAGCCCCAGTTGTAGGCGTCCTTCGCGGCGATCGCGGCGACGCACTCCTGCTGCTTCTGGGAGTCGGCGGGGTAGGAGGCGAGGTCACAGTTGGTGGTCGCCTGCTCGGACTTCTTCTCGGGGACGGTGGCGATGTCGAAGGCGGGCAGGAGGTGGACGTACGAGGTGCCCGACGCGGCGAGGGCCCGAAGGTGCCTGGAGCCGTCGCTGTTCTTGTCGGTGAAGGCGAGGTAGGTGCCCTGGTCCTTCGCCGGGACGGTCTTGTCCGCCACCGAGAAGTCCCGGATGTGCAGCTCCTGGATCTGGGCGTCCCGCAGCGGCACGGCCTTGGGCTTCTTCAGGGAGGACCAGCCGCTCGGGGCGAGGGACTTGTCCTTCAGGTCGACGACGAGACTGCGCTCGGAGTCGGCGGTGAGGGCGAGCGAGTAGGGGTCGGTGACCTTGTTGGTGACGACCTTGCGGACGGTGGGCGCCCACACCTTCACGACGTACCGGTAGGGCTTGTTCCGCCAGGACTTCGCGCCGGTGACGGACCAGACGCCGGTGGTGTCGTTCCTCTTCATGGCGACCGTGGAGCCGTCGAGCTCAAGTGCCACGCTCTGCGCGGTCGGCGCCCACACGGCCAGCGTGGGACGCCCGTCGCGGAACGTCGGACCCAGCTGTGCCTTGGTCGCGTCGTACAGATCGTCCAGTACGCCGGCGATCTGGACGCCGGTCGCGGCGAGCACGGCGCCGTTCGCGGCCCGTTGCGAGGCGACGACCTGACCGTTCAGGGCCTCCTTCACCCGGCTCCGGTCGCGCGGGTCGACGGACCAGGCGGTGTAGTCCTTGAGATGCGGGAAGGCGGCCTTCTGGGCGTCGCTGAGGGTGGTCTTCGACAGCCGGAGCCAGCGCTCGTCGTCGCTGGTCAGCGTCCCGTCCTTGACGGCGATCGACCCGTCGTGGGAGTACAGCAACTGGGTGGAGGCCGCGGCCTCGGAGCCGTTCCAGGCGACCGTGTTCCGGTCGATCCAGACCGCCTTGGAGGTGGCCGGGTCGAGCGCGGCCGCGCTGCCCGCGGGCTGCGGGAGCAGGTACTTCTCCTGCCCGTTCACCAGCCACACCTCGTGGCCGTTCGCGGTGAGGTCGAGCGACTGGTCGGTCGGGAGGTCCTTCTCGTCGCCCTTGTGGAGGATGTAGCTGAGGCTGGTGGCACCCGCGGCGAGCGGCACCTCGAAGACGGCGCCATAGGCGTCGGTCTTCACCGGCTCCAGGGGCTTGGACCAGTCCGTGGGCGTCGCGGCCCCGGTCCAGACGTGCAGTCCCCAGCCGGTGTAGTCGCCGTCGGCACGGTGGTAGTGCAGTACGGCCTTGGTCGTGTCCTGCGCCGGGTAGTCGGGCCGCTGGGTCTGTACGGCCTCCTTGCCCTGCTCGACCCAGACCTCGCCGGTCTTGGTGACGTCGATCGTGCGGTCGGTGGCGACGTCCTTGTTGCCGTCCTTGTCGATGACGAGGAAGCCGACACTGGAGGCGCCGGGCTTCAACTTCACGTAGGCGAAGGCCCCGTAGGCGTCCCGGCCGATGAAGTCGTGGCCCGCGGGCCAGGTCGTCGACTCGCCGTCGGCCAGGTCGCCCCAGGCGTACAGCCGCCAGTCGGTGTAGTCGCCGTCGGTGCGCTTGTAGTGGACGATCGCGTAGTCGCGCGAGGAGGCGGTGGGGACTTCGGGGGCGGGCGGGGTTCCGGTGGTGCTCGTGGCCGTCGCACTCGCGGTCCGCCCGGCCGAGTCGACGACCACCGCCTTGTAGCGCAGGGCGGTACCGGCGGGTACGTCCTCGCCGATGACCTGGGTGACCTTGTACGGGGCGTGGTCGGCGGAGCCGAGCGTCCGCCACTTCCCGTTGCCGACCTGGGCGGCGAAGACGACACGGTCGAGCTGACCGCCGGTGACGTCGGCGCCGAGCTCGACGGTGCCGGTCGCGCCCGCGTCCGGCGCCTTCAGGGTGAGCGAGGACTTCGCGGCGGGGGCGCCGAGGGGGCGGGCCGCCTTGAGGACGACGGCGGAACCCGCCGGGACGGTGACGGTGACGTTCTTGTCGGCGTCGCTCGTCAGTCGGGACGAGGTCCCGTAGATCCCCTGGAAGGTCATGTCGGCGGAGCCGGTCGCGAAGGTCGCCGTCTTCGCCTCGCCCGCGTTGTTGAGGGCGACGAGGTACTCGGTCCCGTTGCCGCCCGTACGGGAGAAGGCGTAGATACCCGCCCCGTCGGCCGCGTACCGCTCGCTCTGCACCCCGTCCGCGAGGGCCGGGTTGTCCTTGCGGAGCTTCGAGAGAGCGGCGATCTCCTTGTAGAGCGGTGCACTCGTGTCGTAGGCGTCGCTCGCGTGCGTGCGGTCGGTGCCGAGCTCGTCGTCGTCGAGGTAGTCGGCGACCTTGGAGGCGAACATCGTCTGGCGGGCGTCCTTGTCGCCGCCCGCGCCGGTGAAGCCCTGCTCGTCGCCGTAGTAGACGACCGGGTTGCCGCGGCTGAGGAACATCAGTGCGTTGGCGAGCTCGTCCTTCTTCACCAGCTCGGCGTCGGTGGCCTTCGGGTTGTCCTGGTTCAGGAAGTACCCGATGCGGCCCATGTCGTGGTTGCCGAGGAAGGTGACCTGCTCGTACGCGTTGGCCTTGTCGGTCGTGTACTTGTAGTCGTCACCGAAGACCGAGGCGAGCTTCTTGGCGCTGCCGCCCTGGGAGGCGTACGAGCGTGCCGCGTCCTGGAAGGGGAAGTCGAGGGTGGCGTCCAGCCGGCCCTGGGTGACGTACGGGGAAGTGATCGACGTGTCGGCGGAGTAGACCTCGCCGAACATGAAGAAGTTCTTCCTGCCCCGCTCGGCCGCGTACCTGTCGAGCGCGGTGGCCCACTGCGTCCAGAACTCCATGTCCACGTGCTTCACGGTGTCGATCCGGAAGCCGTCGACGCCGAAGTCCCTGACCCATTTCTCGTAGATCTTCTCCATGCCGCTGACGACCTCGGGACGCTCGGTCCACAGGTCGTCGAGGCCGGAGAAGTCGCCGTAGGTGGCGTTCTCACCCGCGTAGGTCGAGTCGCCGCGATCGTGGTACATCGTCGGGTCGTTGAGCCAGGACGGGACCTTCACGTTCGCCTTGTCGGCGGGGACGGTCGGGGTCTTCGGGAAGGACGCGGTGGTGACGGCGGGGAAGGTCTTCTTCCCGTCCGCGTAGTCGGCGTCGTCGAAGGGCTTCCCGTCCTTGGTCAGATACGGGAAGGCCCCCTTGGAGAGGTAGTCGTAGGACTTGCCCTCGTAGTCGACGACGTCGGCGGTGTGGTTGGTGATGACGTCGAAGAAGACCTTCATGCCCTTGGCGTGCGCCTTGGAGATGAGGGTGGCGAGGTCCTTGTTGGTGCCGAAGTGCGGGTCGACCTGGGTGAAGTCCGTGATCCAGTAACCGTGGTACCCGGCCGAGGCGTTGCCGCCCTCGCCCTGCACGGGCTGGTTCTTGAAGATCGGCGCCATCCAGATGGCGGTGGTGCCGAGCTTCTTGATGTAGTCGAGCTTGCCGGTCAGCCCCTTCAGGTCGCCGCCCTGGTAGAAGCCCTTGTCCGTGGGGTCGTACCCGGTGGCGAGGCGCGAACCGGTCAACCCGCCCCGGTCGTTGGACGTGTCGCCATTGGCGAAACGATCCGGCATCACGAAGTAGAACTGCTCGCGCGTGTCGTCGTGCCGGGCCGGTTCGGCGGCGAGCTTGGCGTCCGAGGGCGGCGCGGGCGGGGTCTGAGCCCGCGCCGCGATCGGCTGAAGGAACGCTGCCGCGAGGGCGGCCACGGCGACGGCCGCGATTCTTCGCTGGGGTGGGGTGCGGCGGCGGCGCGCCCCGGGCGCCGGCCATCTCGGTATCAGGGCCACAGGCGTGAACTCCTAGTGAATACGGCTCAAAACGGCTCGTTTGGGACCGGCTTGACCGAGACACGGCCTCGATGCCGGGCGACCGGCGCGACGGTATCGCCCACGCAAGCTTTACAGCAAGAGTCTTGAAACTCTGAGCAAGAACTTTCAGCGCCAGGTGTCGCTGACGCTGTAGCCCGTTCCCGAACCGGTGCTGTACGAACGGTTGCTGCCGGACTCCCACGTCACGTTTCCGGAGGAGTCCTTCTTGACGTACTTGTACGCGAACGACGTCGACTTGGGCACGATGACCAGTCGGCCCCAGTACGGGTACGACGCCGAGGACAGCGGGATCGCGTCGGCGGTGTTCCAGGAGCCGAGGGAGGGGATGGAGCCGACGACGTACACGTTGGTGCCGTAGTCGGTGGTGGCGTTCACTCCGAAGGTCACGTCCGTGGCGTCGGCACTGGCCACGTTCCAGGAGTTGTTGACCTCGACCGCCGAAGTACCGGTGGTGAGTGTCCTGTTGGCGTTGGACTCCCAGGTGACGTTTCCGGATGAATCCTTCTTTATGTACTTGTATTCGATGCTCGTGCTCGCCGGAACGGAGACGTCGGCCTTCCAGATCGGGTAGCCCGACGACGACAGCTTCACCGCGTTCGCCGTGTTCCAGCTGCCGAGCGCCGCGACCGAGCCGACCACGTACACATCGGTGCCGGTGGTGGTCGAGGCGTACTCGTCGAAGGTCGCGGTGACGCTGGTGGAACCACCGCCGCCTCCACCCCCACTGCCTCCGCCGCAGTTCACCGTGCAGATGTAGTTCGGGTCGTAGAAGGCGACCGCCGACTTCGCGGGCACGGTCAGGGAGGCCTTGCCACCCGTGACGGTGACGGTGGTCGCGCCACCGTCGATCACGTTCGGGTACGTCCCGTCGGCCAGGCCCGTCGTGTACGTGTACGTGTTGGCGCCGGAGCTGTTGTTGATGGCGACGAAGCCCGCGCCGCCCCTGCCGAAGCCGATGACGTTCGAGGACGGGGACTGCCAGTTGGCGACCGCGTAGCCGCTCGCCGCATTGTGCCAGCCGATCATGCCGGAGACCGCGGTGTGGCGGTCGAGGCAGTACCAGCCGCTCGCGCAGTCGGTGTCGGTGACGAATCCGGCGGAGTTCGGCGGGGCCTCGTCGCTCTGGCTGAAGGTCCAGCCGGAGTAGACGGACGGACGGCCGTAGCCCCGGGCCAGCTGGAAGACGTTGGCGAGGACCGCGGTGTCGCCGTCCTTGTAGCTGAGCGAGTAGCCGTTGCGCTCGGTGTCGTGGTTGGTGACGAAGGTGTTGGAGTTCGCCTCGGCCGTCAG is a window of Streptomyces sp. NBC_00271 DNA encoding:
- a CDS encoding carbohydrate-binding module family 20 domain-containing protein, which gives rise to MRWIRSRALPLAAAGLLALGAAAALPAPAAHAAVSDTGIPNGDVIANLWEWNWKSVAAECTNVLDPAGYGAVQVAPPAESLKQTNYYWWDVYQPYAYNLNSRFGTAAQFKAMVDTCHAAGIKVYTDAVINHTAAQTGTGYNGTVVTNKYDTPDYDPADSDDCTKTISNWSDRYEVQHCELLGLPDLDTAEGGVRTKIIGFLNQQIDLGVDGFRVDAAKHIDAADLSAVVAGLHTTTSGAAPYITQEIYPGTPPAQDEYYGTGDVLDFTFAAQMKSQFQGDIANLSSFGSSWGLTAEANSNTFVTNHDTERNGYSLSYKDGDTAVLANVFQLARGYGRPSVYSGWTFSQSDEAPPNSAGFVTDTDCASGWYCLDRHTAVSGMIGWHNAASGYAVANWQSPSSNVIGFGRGGAGFVAINNSSGANTYTYTTGLADGTYPNVIDGGATTVTVTGGKASLTVPAKSAVAFYDPNYICTVNCGGGSGGGGGGGSTSVTATFDEYASTTTGTDVYVVGSVAALGSWNTANAVKLSSSGYPIWKADVSVPASTSIEYKYIKKDSSGNVTWESNANRTLTTGTSAVEVNNSWNVASADATDVTFGVNATTDYGTNVYVVGSIPSLGSWNTADAIPLSSASYPYWGRLVIVPKSTSFAYKYVKKDSSGNVTWESGSNRSYSTGSGTGYSVSDTWR
- the pulA gene encoding pullulanase-type alpha-1,6-glucosidase; this encodes MIPRWPAPGARRRRTPPQRRIAAVAVAALAAAFLQPIAARAQTPPAPPSDAKLAAEPARHDDTREQFYFVMPDRFANGDTSNDRGGLTGSRLATGYDPTDKGFYQGGDLKGLTGKLDYIKKLGTTAIWMAPIFKNQPVQGEGGNASAGYHGYWITDFTQVDPHFGTNKDLATLISKAHAKGMKVFFDVITNHTADVVDYEGKSYDYLSKGAFPYLTKDGKPFDDADYADGKKTFPAVTTASFPKTPTVPADKANVKVPSWLNDPTMYHDRGDSTYAGENATYGDFSGLDDLWTERPEVVSGMEKIYEKWVRDFGVDGFRIDTVKHVDMEFWTQWATALDRYAAERGRKNFFMFGEVYSADTSITSPYVTQGRLDATLDFPFQDAARSYASQGGSAKKLASVFGDDYKYTTDKANAYEQVTFLGNHDMGRIGYFLNQDNPKATDAELVKKDELANALMFLSRGNPVVYYGDEQGFTGAGGDKDARQTMFASKVADYLDDDELGTDRTHASDAYDTSAPLYKEIAALSKLRKDNPALADGVQSERYAADGAGIYAFSRTGGNGTEYLVALNNAGEAKTATFATGSADMTFQGIYGTSSRLTSDADKNVTVTVPAGSAVVLKAARPLGAPAAKSSLTLKAPDAGATGTVELGADVTGGQLDRVVFAAQVGNGKWRTLGSADHAPYKVTQVIGEDVPAGTALRYKAVVVDSAGRTASATATSTTGTPPAPEVPTASSRDYAIVHYKRTDGDYTDWRLYAWGDLADGESTTWPAGHDFIGRDAYGAFAYVKLKPGASSVGFLVIDKDGNKDVATDRTIDVTKTGEVWVEQGKEAVQTQRPDYPAQDTTKAVLHYHRADGDYTGWGLHVWTGAATPTDWSKPLEPVKTDAYGAVFEVPLAAGATSLSYILHKGDEKDLPTDQSLDLTANGHEVWLVNGQEKYLLPQPAGSAAALDPATSKAVWIDRNTVAWNGSEAAASTQLLYSHDGSIAVKDGTLTSDDERWLRLSKTTLSDAQKAAFPHLKDYTAWSVDPRDRSRVKEALNGQVVASQRAANGAVLAATGVQIAGVLDDLYDATKAQLGPTFRDGRPTLAVWAPTAQSVALELDGSTVAMKRNDTTGVWSVTGAKSWRNKPYRYVVKVWAPTVRKVVTNKVTDPYSLALTADSERSLVVDLKDKSLAPSGWSSLKKPKAVPLRDAQIQELHIRDFSVADKTVPAKDQGTYLAFTDKNSDGSRHLRALAASGTSYVHLLPAFDIATVPEKKSEQATTNCDLASYPADSQKQQECVAAIAAKDAYNWGYDPYHYTVPEGSYASDPDGTGRTVEFRRMVKSLNEDGLRVVMDVVYNHTAASGQADTSVLDRIVPGYYQRLLADGSVATSTCCAGTATENDMMGKLVVDSIVTWAKEYKVDGFRFDLMGHHPKANILAVRKALDALTPAKDGVDGKKIILYGEGWNFGEVADDARFEQATQKNMAGTGIATFSDRARDAVRGGSPFDSDPGVQGFASGLYTDPNSSTANGTSAERKARLLHYQDLIKIGLSGNLATYRFTDTDGKEVKGSEVDYNGQPAGYAAAPGDALAYADAHDNESLYDALTYKLPATTSADDRARMQVLAMATAALSQGPSLSQAGSDLLRSKSLDRNSFDSGDWFNAIHWDCRDGNGFGRGLPMAADNASKWPYATPLLSTVKVGCPQIEGSSAAYQDLERIRTTENVFSLSTAGQVQSKLSFPLSGKDETPGVITMELGDLVVVFNATPKAQEQTVGALAGTAYALHPVQAAGADPIVKSSSYEAKTGTFAVPGRTVAVFSRTS